One window from the genome of Mucilaginibacter ginsenosidivorans encodes:
- the aat gene encoding leucyl/phenylalanyl-tRNA--protein transferase yields the protein MIFRLDEHLIFPDPSLAEEGGLLAVDGDLSVGRLLLAYQNGIFPWYSDDTPILWYSPHERFVLFPGELKISKSMRHVLRSGKFEVTWDKSFEQVIEACSTAERQEQDGTWITGDMKAAYIELHRAGHAHSVEVWKNNELAGGLYGVQIGSVFCGESMFSRVNNASKTALISLCQSGRYKLIDCQVYTGHLESMGARMISRKEYMEALQNSGFKG from the coding sequence ATGATATTCAGGCTGGATGAACATTTGATATTCCCCGACCCTTCGCTTGCTGAAGAGGGTGGCCTTTTAGCTGTAGACGGCGATCTTTCGGTCGGCCGCCTGTTGCTGGCTTATCAAAACGGAATATTCCCCTGGTATAGTGATGATACGCCTATCCTCTGGTACTCGCCGCACGAAAGATTCGTATTGTTCCCCGGTGAACTAAAAATATCAAAAAGCATGCGGCACGTGCTTCGGTCGGGCAAGTTCGAAGTTACCTGGGATAAAAGTTTTGAGCAGGTAATTGAAGCCTGTTCAACTGCCGAAAGGCAGGAGCAGGACGGCACCTGGATAACCGGCGATATGAAAGCAGCCTATATCGAACTTCACCGCGCGGGCCACGCGCACTCGGTTGAGGTGTGGAAAAACAATGAATTAGCCGGCGGTTTATATGGCGTGCAAATTGGGTCGGTATTTTGCGGTGAAAGCATGTTCAGCCGGGTAAATAACGCCTCAAAAACAGCCCTCATAAGTTTGTGCCAAAGTGGAAGATATAAGCTGATCGATTGCCAGGTATATACCGGGCATCTTGAATCGATGGGCGCCCGTATGATCAGCCGGAAAGAATATATGGAAGCGCTGCAAAATTCGGGGTTTAAAGGTTAG
- a CDS encoding HIT family protein yields the protein MTIFSKIVAGEIPAYKVAETIDYLAFLDISPLAEGHVLVIPKKEVDYLFDLDDELYTGLQIFAKIVATGLRKAIPCKRIGVAVIGLEVPHAHIHLIPMNSVSDLNFSRPKLSFTPEQLQATADKIRDALRSE from the coding sequence ATGACCATCTTCTCAAAAATAGTAGCCGGCGAAATACCCGCCTATAAAGTAGCCGAAACGATAGATTACCTGGCTTTCCTGGATATTAGTCCGCTGGCTGAAGGTCATGTGCTGGTGATACCCAAAAAAGAGGTTGATTACCTGTTCGACCTGGATGACGAACTTTATACCGGCCTGCAGATATTTGCCAAAATAGTAGCTACAGGTTTACGAAAAGCTATCCCTTGTAAAAGGATAGGTGTTGCTGTTATCGGCCTCGAAGTGCCGCATGCGCATATCCACCTGATACCCATGAATAGCGTGAGCGATCTCAATTTCTCTCGCCCTAAATTGAGCTTTACCCCTGAACAATTACAGGCAACGGCCGATAAGATCAGGGACGCTTTGAGGAGTGAATAA
- a CDS encoding 2-hydroxyacid dehydrogenase, producing the protein MNKNILIVDDIHPIFIEQAEAMGYHCDYRPTIKPEEAYAILADYEGIVIRSKFLVDRKVLDLSTKLEFICRAGAGMDNIDEDYAREKGIILINAPEGNMDAVGEHAIGMLLSLMNNFNRADAEIRNGQWKREANRGYELKDKTVGIIGYGFMGSSFAKKLSGFGVNVIAYDKYKTGFSDQYAREVSMEEIVKHSDVLSLHVPLTPETDGLVDDEYLFHFKKPIFLLNTSRGKVVKTQAVLNAIKQGKVLGAGLDVLETEKFPALGEQAWYEELRQSGKVLLTPHVAGWTFDSYRRISEVMAEKLGKIKP; encoded by the coding sequence ATGAATAAGAATATATTGATCGTCGATGACATCCACCCGATCTTCATAGAACAGGCCGAAGCTATGGGCTACCACTGCGATTACCGGCCAACCATAAAACCGGAAGAAGCGTACGCCATTCTTGCTGATTATGAGGGTATAGTGATACGTTCCAAGTTTTTGGTGGACAGGAAAGTGCTCGACCTGAGTACCAAACTAGAATTTATCTGTCGTGCCGGGGCCGGTATGGATAATATTGATGAGGATTATGCCCGCGAAAAAGGAATTATCCTGATCAACGCTCCCGAAGGTAATATGGATGCCGTGGGCGAACATGCGATAGGCATGCTGCTGAGCCTGATGAATAACTTTAACCGCGCCGATGCCGAGATACGCAACGGCCAGTGGAAACGCGAAGCAAACCGCGGATATGAGCTGAAAGATAAGACAGTAGGTATCATCGGCTATGGCTTTATGGGGAGCAGCTTCGCTAAAAAATTGTCAGGCTTTGGGGTGAACGTGATAGCTTATGATAAATACAAAACCGGCTTTAGCGATCAGTACGCCCGCGAAGTAAGCATGGAGGAAATTGTGAAGCATTCGGATGTTTTGAGCCTGCACGTGCCGCTTACGCCGGAGACAGACGGACTGGTTGACGACGAATACCTGTTTCATTTCAAAAAGCCGATCTTTTTATTGAATACATCGCGTGGTAAAGTGGTAAAGACGCAGGCGGTATTGAACGCGATCAAACAGGGAAAGGTATTAGGAGCGGGCCTTGATGTGCTTGAAACCGAGAAGTTCCCTGCTTTAGGCGAACAGGCCTGGTATGAAGAATTAAGGCAGTCGGGCAAGGTGCTGTTAACCCCGCATGTGGCAGGCTGGACCTTTGATTCGTACCGCAGGATAAGCGAGGTGATGGCAGAAAAGCTGGGTAAAATAAAACCCTGA
- the greA gene encoding transcription elongation factor GreA, translated as MAEVAYYTKDGLEKLKEELQQLKTSGRANIAKAIAEARDKGDLSENAEYDAAKEAQGHHETKIAKMEELLANARLLDESKLDTSKVLALSIVKIKNTKNGATMSYQLVSESEADLKSGKISVTSPIAKGLLGKKVGETTEIQVPAGKMEFEILEISR; from the coding sequence ATGGCTGAGGTAGCATACTATACCAAAGATGGTTTAGAAAAATTAAAGGAAGAATTACAACAATTAAAAACTTCGGGCAGGGCAAACATTGCGAAGGCAATTGCCGAGGCGCGTGACAAAGGCGACCTTTCGGAAAATGCCGAATATGATGCAGCCAAAGAAGCGCAGGGCCACCATGAGACCAAAATAGCCAAGATGGAAGAACTGCTTGCCAACGCGCGTTTATTGGACGAAAGTAAGCTGGATACCTCAAAGGTGCTGGCATTATCCATCGTTAAAATAAAAAATACAAAAAACGGCGCTACCATGAGCTACCAGCTGGTATCCGAAAGCGAAGCCGACCTGAAATCGGGCAAGATATCAGTAACCTCGCCCATAGCCAAAGGGCTGTTAGGTAAAAAAGTGGGCGAGACAACCGAAATACAGGTACCCGCCGGTAAAATGGAATTTGAAATATTGGAAATAAGCCGTTAG
- a CDS encoding DUF3857 domain-containing protein, which translates to MNKIFTTAILCAFVFTANAQTTPTIQPFGKIDKSDLEMTKCDFEADANAEVLFDKGTVFFTDAEIVLERHVRIKIFNDNGKTAADVHIPYWGGGHFEWIEKLQAQTINQNNGNVEIVKVDKKQIFDKRIDRDRSEMVLTFPDVKPGSVIEYKYSILSQSAGDFPDWYFQSELPTRYSEIEAKVPDALHYKNLVKVTQPYAVNSRDGNGQISKIALANIPSINAEPYMSSVKDNFQCILTQLLSITPGAGSFGQNFSESWQKIGENEADFDDFGAQFRKKLTGEEDILNHVKSLKTDDEKIAYIFNQVKNTMKWNDLYLRYTDDGTAKAWDKKIGNSTEINLMVYHLLMRAGIKAYPILMSTRKNGKVNPAYPTRYQFNTTATYVPIDSATYYVLDATNKYNMYNVIPHNLLNSFGLTIDKENRKYDITFIQNTAPVRDVVLINADIKPDGKMDGMAQISSFSYNRIDNVESYKTDGEKKFIENLKEGNNDLKISSVKFDNMDVDSLPLTQNINFNLDLTGSDENYIYFKPNLFISMGANPFLSEKRTTDIDFGYNNNYIISGNYKLPAGYKTDALPKSARMDMSDQSIGFKRLVVEQEGVITVRYTISFKKSIMFKENYEEIHEFFKKMYEMLNEQIILKKA; encoded by the coding sequence ATGAACAAAATTTTTACCACTGCAATTTTATGTGCGTTTGTATTTACAGCAAATGCACAAACTACTCCCACGATCCAGCCTTTTGGAAAAATCGACAAATCAGATCTCGAAATGACAAAATGTGATTTTGAAGCAGATGCAAATGCAGAAGTGCTGTTTGACAAAGGCACGGTGTTTTTTACGGACGCCGAAATCGTTTTGGAGAGGCATGTCAGGATTAAGATCTTTAACGATAACGGGAAAACCGCTGCCGACGTACACATTCCCTATTGGGGTGGAGGCCATTTTGAATGGATCGAAAAGCTGCAGGCGCAAACTATTAACCAGAACAACGGGAATGTTGAGATAGTTAAAGTAGATAAGAAACAGATTTTTGATAAACGGATTGACCGTGACCGGTCGGAAATGGTACTGACCTTTCCCGATGTTAAGCCGGGCTCGGTTATCGAATACAAATACAGCATCCTGAGCCAGTCGGCAGGTGATTTCCCCGATTGGTATTTTCAGAGCGAATTGCCTACCCGGTATAGCGAGATCGAAGCCAAAGTACCAGACGCACTTCACTACAAAAACCTCGTCAAAGTAACCCAGCCTTACGCGGTAAACAGCAGGGACGGCAATGGCCAGATATCCAAAATAGCACTTGCCAACATTCCTTCGATCAATGCAGAGCCCTACATGAGCTCGGTAAAAGATAATTTTCAATGTATTCTCACCCAGTTGCTGAGCATAACCCCGGGAGCCGGATCGTTCGGTCAGAATTTTTCTGAAAGCTGGCAAAAGATCGGTGAAAACGAGGCTGATTTTGATGACTTTGGCGCGCAATTCAGGAAAAAGCTGACCGGCGAGGAGGATATCCTCAATCACGTAAAAAGCCTGAAAACCGATGACGAAAAGATAGCTTACATTTTTAACCAGGTAAAAAATACGATGAAGTGGAATGATCTGTACCTGAGATATACAGACGATGGTACGGCAAAAGCCTGGGATAAAAAGATTGGCAACTCCACCGAGATAAACCTGATGGTATACCACTTGCTTATGCGGGCCGGTATAAAGGCCTACCCCATATTAATGAGCACCAGGAAAAATGGCAAAGTAAATCCTGCATACCCCACGAGGTATCAATTTAACACAACGGCTACGTATGTGCCTATCGACAGCGCTACTTATTATGTGCTGGATGCCACCAACAAGTACAATATGTACAATGTGATACCCCACAACCTGCTCAATTCGTTCGGCCTGACCATCGACAAGGAAAATAGAAAATACGACATCACATTTATCCAAAACACCGCCCCGGTGCGTGATGTCGTGCTGATAAATGCCGATATAAAACCTGATGGTAAAATGGACGGAATGGCGCAAATAAGCAGCTTTAGCTACAACAGGATAGATAATGTTGAAAGCTATAAGACCGATGGCGAAAAGAAGTTTATTGAAAACTTAAAGGAAGGCAATAACGACCTTAAAATATCGTCGGTAAAATTTGATAATATGGATGTCGATTCGCTGCCCCTGACACAAAACATCAATTTTAACCTCGACCTGACCGGTTCTGATGAGAACTACATTTATTTCAAGCCCAATTTATTTATATCGATGGGCGCGAATCCGTTCCTCAGTGAAAAAAGAACGACAGATATCGACTTCGGTTATAATAACAACTATATAATTTCCGGAAATTACAAGTTGCCCGCGGGGTATAAAACCGATGCCCTGCCTAAAAGCGCGCGTATGGATATGTCAGATCAAAGTATCGGGTTCAAGCGGCTGGTAGTGGAGCAGGAAGGTGTAATAACGGTGAGGTACACTATTAGTTTTAAAAAGTCGATCATGTTCAAAGAGAATTACGAAGAGATACATGAATTTTTCAAGAAGATGTACGAAATGCTGAATGAGCAGATCATCTTAAAAAAAGCATAA
- a CDS encoding porin family protein, which produces MKKFLLSAALLIAVCISAKAQISVGVKGGVNFSKINTDNLNESTRTGYQAGVFARFGSALYFQPEVYLSSTGGKFSSDDGNFTAKVNFTNVSVPVLIGHEFGAKNLNFRLMAGPVYTYALDKSESFSDNTNAAVADFGHYKNSTLGFQAGGGVDIGPITADLRYEGGLTKINPDFGQRQNLWALSVGFKFF; this is translated from the coding sequence ATGAAAAAGTTTCTCTTAAGCGCCGCATTGCTGATAGCCGTTTGCATCAGCGCAAAGGCGCAAATTTCCGTCGGTGTTAAAGGCGGTGTCAATTTCTCTAAAATAAATACCGACAATTTGAACGAATCGACCCGTACGGGTTACCAGGCAGGCGTATTCGCCCGATTCGGTAGTGCGCTTTATTTCCAGCCCGAAGTTTATTTGAGCAGCACCGGTGGCAAGTTCAGCTCGGACGATGGTAATTTTACCGCCAAGGTAAATTTTACCAATGTAAGTGTACCGGTATTGATAGGTCACGAATTTGGTGCAAAAAATCTCAATTTCAGGCTAATGGCTGGCCCTGTGTATACCTACGCCCTCGATAAAAGCGAGAGCTTTTCGGACAATACCAATGCAGCCGTGGCCGACTTTGGCCATTACAAAAACAGTACGCTCGGTTTCCAGGCTGGCGGTGGTGTGGACATAGGCCCGATAACTGCCGATCTGCGTTACGAGGGCGGTTTAACCAAGATCAACCCCGATTTCGGCCAGCGGCAAAACCTGTGGGCGCTGAGTGTCGGGTTTAAATTCTTTTAA
- a CDS encoding DUF3857 domain-containing protein: protein MELNNYIKGLLLFAGLFFFGPAARSQDKDIPKELYTATGIPDSLKEDANSVVRYSFDELKITGPGKETRKHHSLITILNEKGDHEAFLQYAYNKKYDNYSFIDVHIYDKNGKMIKKYHKSDMYDGAVSMEATLVNDERFLGLKHSVADYPETIEVEYEEIKTSLIDLGQWWIQGDQQSIQNEFYTISINSDAGFRYFNRNITLMPEKTSSGNIDTYAWRVLNLKAFKLEERAMPWRVSPVIKFGQSKFDFFGNPGDLSSWQTYGKWQLALNSDVCSLSAERIAEIKKMTDTIKTDKEKAKFLYKYMQQNMRYVSIQLGIGGLKPFAATFVDEKKYGDCKALSNYMYALLKAVNINSYYTIIRAGENEEPANYSFPYDNFNHVILCIPFKNDTTWLECTSNKTAFGELGSFTENRNALIITEDGGKLINTPKSKAIENQFNSDVHITLSPNGGAKTQINISSTGEYRELFLAVEAAKADEQKQFWLEELGIKQPSSFDFDQGKDINGIKRVELKFEYDQFCDVMTADKQFYRPSAFKLWANTVPIPDKPRKADFYWEWPRIKSCTTTIDVPAGYEVETMPANASLKFTYGNYDVNYVYNKDKNQVISTAKFVLSNHVIPAAKYTEMQEYLDAVAKVQNKKLVIHKKA from the coding sequence ATGGAGTTAAATAATTATATAAAGGGCCTGTTGCTTTTTGCAGGCCTGTTTTTCTTCGGTCCTGCTGCCCGCAGCCAGGATAAAGATATCCCCAAAGAGCTTTATACCGCTACCGGTATTCCGGATTCGTTGAAAGAGGACGCAAATTCGGTAGTAAGGTATTCATTCGATGAACTTAAAATAACCGGACCCGGCAAGGAGACCCGGAAACACCACAGCCTGATCACCATCCTTAACGAGAAAGGTGACCATGAGGCGTTTTTGCAATATGCTTACAATAAAAAATATGACAATTACAGTTTTATAGATGTTCATATTTACGACAAGAATGGAAAAATGATAAAAAAATATCACAAAAGTGATATGTATGATGGCGCCGTTTCAATGGAAGCAACCCTTGTAAATGATGAGCGTTTTCTTGGTTTAAAACATTCTGTGGCCGATTATCCGGAAACGATTGAGGTAGAGTATGAAGAAATTAAAACAAGTCTTATTGACCTGGGACAGTGGTGGATACAGGGAGACCAGCAATCTATTCAAAACGAATTTTATACTATATCAATTAACAGTGATGCCGGATTCAGGTATTTTAATAGAAATATTACATTAATGCCGGAAAAAACATCATCCGGCAATATTGATACCTACGCCTGGCGGGTTTTAAACCTGAAAGCTTTTAAGCTGGAGGAGAGGGCAATGCCGTGGCGGGTTTCACCGGTAATCAAATTCGGTCAAAGCAAATTTGATTTTTTTGGCAATCCGGGCGATTTAAGCAGTTGGCAAACCTATGGCAAATGGCAACTGGCATTAAATTCAGATGTATGTTCCTTGAGTGCGGAACGAATTGCTGAAATAAAAAAAATGACGGATACCATTAAAACGGATAAGGAAAAAGCAAAATTTCTGTACAAATATATGCAGCAGAATATGCGGTACGTAAGTATTCAGCTTGGCATTGGGGGTCTGAAACCTTTTGCAGCTACCTTTGTGGATGAAAAAAAATATGGCGACTGCAAGGCATTATCAAACTATATGTATGCACTGCTTAAGGCCGTAAATATTAATTCATATTATACAATTATACGAGCAGGCGAAAATGAAGAGCCTGCTAATTATTCTTTCCCGTATGATAATTTTAATCATGTTATTTTATGTATCCCTTTTAAAAATGACACCACCTGGCTGGAATGCACCAGTAATAAAACCGCATTTGGGGAATTAGGATCTTTTACCGAAAACCGGAATGCCTTAATAATAACCGAAGACGGCGGGAAATTGATAAATACTCCAAAAAGTAAAGCAATTGAAAATCAGTTTAACAGCGATGTGCATATTACGCTATCGCCAAACGGCGGGGCCAAAACACAGATCAACATATCCAGTACCGGTGAGTACCGTGAGCTATTTCTGGCAGTTGAGGCGGCTAAGGCCGACGAACAAAAGCAATTTTGGCTCGAAGAGTTGGGAATTAAACAACCGTCGTCATTTGATTTTGACCAGGGGAAAGACATTAACGGGATAAAGCGGGTAGAACTGAAATTTGAATACGACCAATTTTGCGATGTGATGACTGCGGACAAGCAATTTTACCGTCCTTCCGCTTTTAAACTGTGGGCAAATACGGTGCCCATACCCGATAAACCAAGGAAAGCCGATTTTTATTGGGAATGGCCGCGTATAAAATCCTGTACTACTACCATCGACGTGCCCGCAGGGTATGAAGTGGAAACTATGCCGGCAAATGCAAGCCTGAAATTTACGTACGGTAACTATGATGTAAATTATGTTTACAACAAAGACAAAAACCAGGTGATAAGCACGGCTAAATTTGTGCTGAGCAACCACGTAATTCCCGCGGCTAAATACACCGAGATGCAGGAATACCTGGATGCTGTTGCGAAGGTGCAGAATAAAAAACTGGTGATACATAAGAAGGCATAA
- a CDS encoding DUF3857 domain-containing protein: protein MRKYFTLLIFMSVAIGANAQIRLFGIIDSADLRLSSCSFEKDANAEVLFDKARVYFSALGALTMERHKRVKIFNEKGKEYGNVKIEYDNMYGVDNILDIQAETINLENGKIVKDKLDPKLIYAQHTDKNKDAIIISFPNIKPGSVIEYKYTLMRNIASNFPAWHFQTDIPTRYSEFNVLFSSRLQFKAFTRRNQPFAQDTLVTGGHIWTAEDLPSVKDEAYARAEGDGMQSVALLLTSVQTFDGTTIDLSDTWEKAGKKLATAKDYYKELDQHLGGEDTLIKRALALKNDDEKIAYLFNSVKSIMSWNGFQNWASRDGIRNAWKKRVGNSAEVNAVLYHLLKKSGVKAYPMLVSTRENGLIQPDFVDIFQINNLVAYVPVDSNRYYVLDATNKYNVYNQVPYEFLNSYGLCLNRDADKYEMVYMENKTPSKDVIIIVADINPDAKMKGTGQIASYGYRRTQDLELYKTLGDQKFNEYLTGRDNNVKITNLKLSNMQADTLPFEQNFDFSYDLNNSDNYLFFTPNIFTPLHDNPFLSESRTSPIDFGFGSSHVISGRYKLPPGYAVESLPKSVNIVMADKSIKFRRSLENQDGYISLHYEVNIKRTKFLKTEYPDLHEFFKKMYEMLNEQIVLKKK from the coding sequence GTGAGGAAGTATTTTACCCTGTTAATTTTTATGTCTGTCGCCATCGGCGCGAACGCACAGATACGGCTATTTGGGATAATCGATAGCGCCGATCTCCGCCTTTCCTCGTGCAGTTTCGAAAAAGATGCGAACGCCGAAGTACTTTTCGACAAGGCCCGTGTTTACTTTAGCGCGCTGGGTGCTCTTACCATGGAACGGCATAAGCGGGTGAAAATATTTAACGAAAAGGGTAAGGAATATGGTAACGTTAAGATAGAGTACGACAACATGTACGGCGTCGATAATATATTAGACATCCAGGCCGAAACTATAAACCTTGAAAATGGCAAAATAGTCAAAGACAAACTCGACCCGAAGCTTATTTATGCCCAGCATACCGACAAAAACAAGGACGCCATTATTATCTCGTTCCCCAACATAAAGCCCGGATCGGTGATCGAATACAAGTATACGCTGATGCGCAACATCGCCTCCAACTTTCCGGCATGGCATTTTCAAACAGATATTCCGACCAGGTATAGCGAATTCAATGTGCTTTTCAGCTCGCGCCTGCAATTTAAAGCCTTTACGCGCAGGAATCAGCCGTTTGCCCAGGATACGCTTGTAACAGGGGGCCATATCTGGACAGCAGAGGACCTTCCATCGGTAAAAGATGAAGCCTACGCGCGGGCCGAGGGCGACGGCATGCAAAGTGTTGCATTATTGCTAACATCGGTACAAACCTTTGACGGGACAACCATTGACCTGAGCGATACCTGGGAGAAAGCCGGAAAGAAACTGGCGACTGCAAAAGATTACTACAAAGAGCTGGATCAGCACCTGGGCGGCGAGGATACCCTTATAAAAAGGGCATTGGCATTGAAGAATGACGATGAGAAAATCGCCTATTTGTTCAATAGCGTAAAAAGCATCATGAGCTGGAACGGCTTTCAAAACTGGGCGTCGAGGGACGGTATTCGGAATGCATGGAAAAAAAGGGTAGGAAACTCGGCCGAAGTGAATGCGGTGCTTTATCACCTATTGAAAAAAAGCGGGGTAAAGGCGTATCCTATGCTGGTAAGCACACGCGAGAACGGCCTGATACAGCCCGATTTTGTCGATATATTTCAAATCAACAACCTGGTTGCCTATGTGCCGGTTGATAGCAACAGGTATTATGTGCTGGACGCAACGAACAAATACAATGTATATAACCAGGTGCCGTATGAATTCCTTAACTCCTACGGGCTATGTCTTAACAGGGATGCTGATAAATATGAGATGGTTTATATGGAGAATAAAACCCCCTCGAAAGATGTGATCATCATAGTAGCAGACATAAACCCTGACGCAAAAATGAAAGGAACCGGCCAGATAGCAAGTTACGGCTACAGGAGAACACAGGACCTGGAATTATATAAAACCCTCGGCGACCAGAAGTTTAATGAGTACCTGACAGGGCGCGACAATAATGTTAAAATAACAAACCTGAAGTTATCGAATATGCAGGCTGATACCTTGCCGTTTGAACAAAATTTCGATTTTTCCTACGATCTCAATAATTCGGATAATTACCTGTTCTTTACCCCTAATATCTTTACGCCATTACACGACAATCCGTTTTTAAGCGAGTCGCGCACTTCGCCAATCGATTTTGGTTTTGGAAGCAGCCATGTTATCAGCGGGCGGTATAAATTACCGCCAGGCTACGCGGTGGAATCGCTGCCTAAAAGCGTAAATATTGTGATGGCCGATAAAAGCATAAAATTCAGAAGATCGCTCGAAAACCAGGATGGTTATATATCGCTTCATTACGAGGTCAATATTAAGCGCACAAAATTTTTAAAAACGGAATATCCTGACCTGCACGAATTTTTCAAGAAGATGTATGAAATGCTTAACGAGCAGATCGTGCTGAAAAAAAAATAG
- a CDS encoding HAD family hydrolase: MITTIIFDLGAVLIDWNPRYMYRTIFEDEAEMEKFLAEITTSDWNEEQDAGRTLHEGTEILIQQFPEHEHHIRAFYGRWDEMLGEAFHETVEIFRQLKESGKYKIYALTNWSAETFPVAFERFEFLKWFDGIVVSGEEKIRKPTPEFYHILLDRYNVKPREALFIDDNYRNILAAEKIGINCIHFTSAEQLEVELKRLSVF; encoded by the coding sequence ATGATAACCACCATCATTTTCGACCTCGGCGCCGTACTTATCGACTGGAACCCGCGCTATATGTACCGCACTATTTTTGAGGACGAGGCCGAAATGGAAAAGTTCCTGGCTGAAATTACCACATCCGACTGGAACGAGGAGCAGGACGCTGGTCGGACGCTACACGAGGGAACAGAAATACTGATTCAGCAATTCCCGGAGCACGAACACCATATCCGCGCTTTTTATGGCCGCTGGGATGAAATGCTTGGCGAGGCTTTTCATGAAACGGTGGAAATATTCAGACAACTTAAGGAAAGCGGAAAATATAAGATATACGCGCTCACCAACTGGTCGGCCGAAACATTCCCGGTGGCGTTTGAGCGATTTGAATTTTTAAAATGGTTTGATGGCATTGTAGTTTCAGGCGAAGAAAAGATACGCAAGCCCACGCCGGAATTCTACCATATCCTGCTCGACCGTTATAACGTGAAACCCCGGGAAGCTCTTTTCATTGATGATAATTACCGCAATATTTTAGCAGCAGAAAAGATCGGGATCAATTGTATCCACTTTACTTCGGCGGAACAGTTGGAAGTAGAATTAAAAAGGCTGAGCGTATTTTGA
- the ruvC gene encoding crossover junction endodeoxyribonuclease RuvC has translation MQQSVQKERIILGIDPGTAVMGYGLVKETGSKMELISLGVVKMESLDDHMLKLQRIFEKTVALIDNYHPDCLAIEAPFYGKNIQVMLKLGRAQGVAMAAALSRNITITEYSPRKIKQAITGNGNATKEQVAAMLQNLLKFKETPEFLDATDGLAVAVCHSFQKISTSTGKTGGKKSYSGWETFVKDNTNRVSGLKIKK, from the coding sequence ATGCAGCAATCCGTACAAAAAGAACGCATCATATTAGGCATTGACCCGGGCACAGCGGTAATGGGCTACGGGTTAGTGAAAGAGACCGGATCGAAAATGGAACTCATCAGCCTGGGTGTGGTGAAGATGGAAAGCCTGGACGACCACATGCTGAAGTTGCAGCGTATTTTTGAAAAGACCGTGGCCCTGATAGACAACTATCACCCTGATTGCCTGGCTATCGAGGCGCCGTTCTATGGCAAAAACATACAGGTGATGCTCAAACTGGGTCGCGCGCAGGGCGTGGCGATGGCCGCAGCACTGTCTCGTAACATAACCATCACCGAATATTCGCCCCGCAAAATAAAACAGGCCATAACAGGCAATGGTAATGCTACCAAGGAGCAGGTGGCAGCCATGCTTCAAAACCTGTTAAAATTTAAGGAGACCCCGGAATTTTTAGACGCCACCGACGGCCTTGCCGTTGCAGTATGCCATTCGTTCCAAAAAATAAGCACAAGTACCGGTAAAACCGGCGGTAAAAAATCCTATTCGGGATGGGAAACTTTTGTGAAGGATAATACGAACCGGGTAAGTGGATTAAAGATCAAAAAATAA